AAATAATAGAATTAAATTTTCTATTATAAAATCTAGATTACTCGATTTAATAGATGTGGTTAAAAACATACATGGAAGTAGTGAATTATATGGAGAAGATAAAATTAAAAAACCAAAGCCAATAGAAAAAAGCCTTGACTTACGTCAAAAAGAGTATTCAGATGAACAAATTATTGATTTTTATGGTAGTTTAATAGGCTGTCAGTTGGCTTACAATAAAGTAAAAGACAACTGGAATGATGAACTAAATAATTTTAATAAAAAAAATAGTATCTTTGCAGAATATTTGAATCAGTTTTCCGAAGACATATTAAGTTCTGCAAATAATTGTGAAAACATGACTGAAAAGTTATTAAATAAAATACAAGAAAAGAATGATATTTTTATACGTCAAAATGGTCTTAGAACATATATTTAAAATCTAGTAACGAGTAGTAATTTAAAATATAATAGAAATTATAAATGTTATTTTACCAGTAATCATGACAAGGATGGCTGTTACTATACTGTAAAAATATAATGATACCCGAAAACTAGCAGACAAAAAACAAAAATAAGAAAAATATATTATAACATTAAATACTGCCTGCAAATTGCAGGTATTTTTTTATATCCAAATATAAAATTTCTAAAAATTTCATCTAAACAAGAAGGAATTTTAAAGCAATATGGCGAATTAAGTATTAATATTAACAATTCAGTAAAAGAAAGGATTTGATACTGTGACATATGTCATTGTTATATTGCAAAAGTATAACCTAATAATCCATATCAATTAAGGTATTATTTTTGCAAGTATGATTTGGATATAAGAGTTACTATTATAGAAGTTTCTGCTCTTGCAGAACGTTCAAGAATAATTAAAGAAAAAATAGAAAGGCTATAAAATTAGGAGTCTTTATCATGGATAATATTAAATTACCTTTTGGTTTAGGAAAATATGATAATAAAATTTATCATATTTCCGAAGTCAAACAAGGGAAAGAATGTAATTGCATTTGTCCTTATTGTGGACAAGATTTACTTGCTAAAAAAGGAAATATAAGATCGCATCACTTTGCTCATGTAAAAGAAGAATGTAAATATGCTTTTGAAACATCTATTCACATGTACATAAAAGAAATTTTAAGTAAAAACAATAAAATTTATGTGCCTGGACATAATTTTGCAAAAGAAATGTATTTGCACTATAATAGAGTAGAACTAGAAACAAGGTTTGGAGGAATTATACCTGATATTGCTATATATGCTGGAAAACAAAGCAAACCACTTTTAATAGAAGTCAATGTAACGCATCCTATAGATGATGATAAGCTAGAAAAAATTATTAATATGGGTATTTCTGTATTGCAAATAAATATTTGTGATAGTAATTTCGATTTTTATAATTTTGACAAAAAGGACTTAGAAGATATTATTCTACATAAAACTGATTTTAAAGAATGGGCATACAATGCGTATGAGGATAGAAAGTTTGAAGAAATAAGTATAAAAGAAGAAAAAAGAAGATCGATGCTAAGAAAAAGAAAGGAATTATTTCTTTTTAAACAAAAAATTGCTGAAGATTTTGAACAAAAATATAAAGTTGCAATAATTTTGCCTAAAGAATGTTCTCAATGTGATGGAATTATGAGCATTAATAAAGCAGATGATCATTATTATTATAAATGCGATTCCTGCAAAGTAAATGAGCCTATTGGACCTTCAAAATATATTAGTTTTATTAAATATGATGACTTTAATATTAATGATAAAAAACAAAAAATTATTGAATGTGTAGAAGATAAAAAAGAAAGACATCAATTACTTGATTTTGCTATTAAAAATCAAGATAAGCAAGCTTTAGAATATATAACAAAACTAATGATTCAACAAAGAGATAATAAGGATAAAATTGATAGACTAACAATTCTTTATAATTATTTTGTCACGAAACAAGGGAAACAAATACATATTAGTTATTGGAAAAATTATTATTCTAATTGTCCAATTTGTGGGTCGGATATGGTTTTTAGAAAATCCAAAAAAGACAATGAAATATTTCTAGGTTGTTCCTTATATCCAAAATGTTATGGTACAAAAAAAATAATAACAATAAGTGTAAAAGATGTTTTATATATGGATAAAAATGCTTTTATTTATATGTTAAAGGACAAAATATCTAATAAGCAACATATTATTAAGTCTTAATGAACAACCGTATATTGAACGGTACGTACGGTAATGTGACAGGATAGTAAATAACTCGATTTTTTATTTAAGGACGTAATAAGGACATTAAATATGTTATAATATTATTGTGAAAATATGGTAAGGGAGGGTATAAAGTGTATAAAAAGTTTCTGTCAGTTCTTTTAACAGTTCTTTTATTACTTTCTTTTGCAGGTCCAATACAAATTTATGCAAATAATATCACAATCATAATTAACGGTCAAAATGTAACATTCGCTCAACAACCAATCATCAAAAATGGAACAACGTTAGTTCCAATGCGTGCATTTTTTGAAGCATTAGGCGCAAAAGTAAACTGGGATCAGAGCACACAAACAGTAACAGGGACACGTGACAATACAACCGTACAGCTCACAATAGGATCTAAAATAGGCAAAGTCAACGGACAAAATCATGCTCTTGCAGTAGAAGCACAGATTATCAATGGCTATACATATATACCTTTAAGGTTTGTTGGCGAAGCACTTGGAGATGAAGTAAATTACAGCAATGGAGTAATAACAATCAATTCAAATAAGGCACCACCTATAGGTAAGCTAATAGTAAGCTATATTGATGTAGGTCAAGGCGACAGCATACTTGTACAGACGCCATCAGGCAAAAACATGCTTATAGATGCAGGAGTACCTGAAATGGGCAGTACAGTAGTATCTTATTTAAAAAGCAAAGGCATAAGTAAGCTTGATGTAGTTATTGCAACACATCCACATGACGACCATATAGGCGGTATGCCTGACGTTATCAATACGTTCACTATAGATACATTCTATATGCCTAACACAACAACTAATACAAACGCCTTTGAGAACCTATTAAATGCACTTAAAAATAAAAACGTTAATTCAGTGTATGTAAAAGCAGGAAACAATATAGATTTAGGCAGTGACATAACAGCAAAATTTCTTGCGCCTAACAGCAGCAGTTACGACAATCTTAACAATTATTCAGCAGTTGTTAAATTAACATACAAGAATGTATCTTTCCTATTTACAGGTGATGCAGAAAAGGAATCAGAACAAGAAATGCTTAATAAAGGATACAACTTAAAAGCAGACGTACTTAAAGTAGGCCATCATGGTTCTGATACGTCAACAACAGCAGATTTCCTTAAAGCAGTAAGTCCTAAATACGCAGTAATAAGCGTTGGAAAAAACAATGACTACGGACATCCTAATCAGTCTGTATTAGACAGGCTTAACAATGCAGGCATAAAAATTTTTAGAACAGACTTAAATGGCACTGTGGTAGCAACAACAGACGGTAATACAATTTCGTTCAACGTTAATCCCACCAATACTACAGATGATAATAGTACAGGCAATACGAGTACTGAGAAAGTGTACGTTGACGCGAATGGGCATGGACTTATTAAAGGCAATATAAACAGCAAAGGAGAGAAGATATATCACTTGCCTGGAGATCCGTGGTATGACAGAACAAAAGCAGAAGCATGGTTTAAGACGGAAGCCGAAGCTCAGGCAGCAGGATATCGACCAGCAAAATGATAAAAGAACAAAAAAATATAAGACCAAAATTAATCTTTTTGTATGTGTTAAATATACTTGCAAGTGGATTTTTTATTTTTATAGCAACAAAATTTTTGCTAGACAGTAGTACGTTAATAGGAACAATAGACATTGTATTATTTATCACTGCGATTGTATTTGATATTGTTATACTGAATTTTTTACGACATAAAAAAGATATAAAAGAGCCATTAGATGTCATACCTAAAAATATTTATATGTGGCATAGTGTAGTATTTCTCATAGGACTTGCTATTCTATTGTATGTTTGCTATTTGTCATAACTCCACCTATTTGTAAAATCAGAAGGTTGAAAAAGTCTTAATTTGTCTTCACCTTATAAAAGATGGAGACTTCTTGCTGAACTTTGTTAAATTTTTAAGATATGAAACAAATATATTGTCTTTAATGATAATTATATGAGTATGTAAGAAAATTCAATTTTTCTTTTTAAAAATTATTTTAACAGATGGGAGCATTATAACAATTTGATGAAAGTGGAGGAAAATTCTGTTAACATATAAGACAAGGTAATTTAAAATTAATGAC
This portion of the Thermoanaerobacterium sp. RBIITD genome encodes:
- a CDS encoding topoisomerase DNA-binding C4 zinc finger domain-containing protein is translated as MDNIKLPFGLGKYDNKIYHISEVKQGKECNCICPYCGQDLLAKKGNIRSHHFAHVKEECKYAFETSIHMYIKEILSKNNKIYVPGHNFAKEMYLHYNRVELETRFGGIIPDIAIYAGKQSKPLLIEVNVTHPIDDDKLEKIINMGISVLQINICDSNFDFYNFDKKDLEDIILHKTDFKEWAYNAYEDRKFEEISIKEEKRRSMLRKRKELFLFKQKIAEDFEQKYKVAIILPKECSQCDGIMSINKADDHYYYKCDSCKVNEPIGPSKYISFIKYDDFNINDKKQKIIECVEDKKERHQLLDFAIKNQDKQALEYITKLMIQQRDNKDKIDRLTILYNYFVTKQGKQIHISYWKNYYSNCPICGSDMVFRKSKKDNEIFLGCSLYPKCYGTKKIITISVKDVLYMDKNAFIYMLKDKISNKQHIIKS